The following proteins are encoded in a genomic region of Sorangiineae bacterium MSr12523:
- the iolC gene encoding 5-dehydro-2-deoxygluconokinase yields MIDALVGPYDVLTMGRVGVDIYPLEVGKKLEDVETFGKYLGGSATNVAVAASRHGRRAAVITRTGDDPFGRFVHRALGEFGVDDRFVTSVPHLPTPVTFCEIFPPDHFPIYFYRWPKAPDLEIHERELDFDAIRAARIFWVTGTGLCTEPSRSATLAALEARGRRGITVLDLDYRPMFWPSREEARRWVQEALPHATLAVGNLDECDTAVGEKDPKAAAAALRARGVDLAVVKQGPDGVLAVDAENTVLVPPHPVEVVNGLGAGDGFGGALCHGLLAGWPLERVLRFANVAGAIVASRLACSSAMPTTGEVETEMTHGH; encoded by the coding sequence ATGATCGACGCGCTCGTTGGCCCGTACGACGTGCTCACGATGGGGCGCGTGGGGGTGGACATTTACCCGCTCGAGGTGGGGAAAAAGCTGGAGGACGTGGAGACCTTCGGCAAGTACCTCGGCGGCAGTGCCACCAACGTGGCCGTCGCGGCAAGCCGGCATGGACGCCGCGCGGCCGTGATCACACGTACGGGCGACGATCCCTTCGGGCGCTTCGTGCATCGCGCCCTCGGCGAGTTCGGCGTCGACGACCGCTTCGTCACCAGCGTGCCCCATCTTCCGACGCCGGTGACGTTCTGCGAGATCTTCCCGCCGGACCATTTTCCCATTTATTTCTACCGCTGGCCCAAGGCGCCGGACCTGGAGATCCACGAGCGCGAGCTCGACTTCGACGCCATTCGCGCGGCGCGCATCTTTTGGGTCACCGGCACCGGGCTTTGTACGGAGCCTTCGCGTTCGGCCACGCTCGCGGCCCTCGAGGCGCGTGGCCGGCGTGGGATCACGGTGCTCGATCTCGATTACCGGCCCATGTTCTGGCCCTCGCGCGAGGAGGCACGGCGCTGGGTGCAGGAGGCGCTGCCGCATGCAACACTCGCCGTGGGCAACTTGGACGAGTGCGACACGGCGGTGGGCGAAAAGGATCCCAAGGCGGCGGCAGCGGCGCTGAGGGCGCGCGGCGTGGATCTGGCCGTGGTCAAACAAGGACCCGACGGCGTGTTGGCGGTGGATGCGGAGAACACGGTGCTCGTGCCGCCGCATCCCGTCGAGGTGGTGAACGGGCTGGGTGCGGGCGATGGCTTCGGCGGCGCTTTGTGTCATGGTCTGCTCGCGGGTTGGCCGCTCGAGCGCGTGCTGCGCTTCGCCAACGTGGCCGGTGCCATCGTGGCGTCGCGCCTCGCATGCTCGAGTGCGATGCCCACCACGGGGGAAGTCGAAACGGAGATGACGCATGGCCATTGA
- a CDS encoding sugar phosphate isomerase/epimerase: protein MIADRIAGAPISWGVCEVPGWGYQLTPERVLSEMRDVGLKATEFGPDEFLPSDPAQKASTLASYGLAAVGGFVPAVLHDPAQDPTPVVDRALDGFVAAGAGVLVLAAVTGREGYDERPTLDDRAWKNLFDNVDRLSARAKARGILLTLHPHVGTVVEREDEVRRVLEGSSVPLCVDTGHLMIGGTDPLALVREVPHRIRHMHLKDVDVGWAKRVQQGEVSYTDAVRQGMYRPLGRGNVDVAGIVGTLERAGYTGWYVMEQDTILTGAPEGEGPVADVVASVAYLRGLDG, encoded by the coding sequence ATGATTGCCGATCGCATTGCAGGGGCGCCCATCTCGTGGGGCGTATGTGAGGTTCCGGGTTGGGGCTACCAATTGACGCCCGAGCGCGTGCTCTCCGAGATGCGCGACGTGGGGCTCAAGGCCACGGAGTTCGGGCCCGACGAGTTCCTTCCGAGCGATCCGGCGCAAAAAGCGTCCACACTCGCCTCGTACGGGCTGGCAGCGGTGGGAGGCTTCGTGCCCGCGGTGCTGCACGATCCGGCGCAGGATCCGACGCCGGTGGTGGACCGCGCGCTGGATGGCTTCGTGGCCGCCGGCGCCGGGGTGCTGGTGCTCGCAGCCGTGACCGGACGAGAAGGGTACGACGAGCGACCCACGTTGGACGATCGCGCGTGGAAGAACCTGTTCGACAACGTCGACCGGCTCTCGGCGCGGGCCAAGGCGCGGGGCATCTTGCTGACGTTGCACCCGCACGTCGGCACCGTCGTCGAGCGCGAGGACGAAGTGCGGCGCGTGCTCGAGGGCTCGAGCGTCCCGCTTTGCGTCGACACCGGGCACCTGATGATCGGCGGCACCGATCCGCTCGCCTTGGTGCGCGAGGTGCCGCACCGCATTCGGCACATGCACCTGAAGGACGTCGACGTAGGCTGGGCGAAGCGCGTGCAGCAAGGGGAGGTCTCGTACACCGACGCGGTCCGCCAGGGGATGTACCGCCCGCTGGGGCGCGGCAACGTGGACGTGGCCGGCATCGTGGGCACCTTGGAGCGCGCCGGCTACACGGGGTGGTACGTGATGGAGCAGGACACGATCCTCACCGGCGCGCCGGAAGGAGAAGGACCCGTGGCCGACGTCGTCGCCAGCGTGGCGTACCTGCGGGGACTGGACGGATGA
- a CDS encoding Gfo/Idh/MocA family oxidoreductase produces MRIGLAGVGRIGSFHANTLRQLPEVETLVLADVDAARAKQVAATVRGEALERPEDLFSGSARIDALVICTATDAHASLIVQGVEAGIPVFCEKPVAIDAGQTRQVLQRIQGARAPVHIGFQRRFDAGYMAARAAIQEGNLGWVHTLRACTFDVSPPPANYVPTSGGLFRDCSVHDFDILRWVTGREVVEVYAVGQNRGESFFRDAGDVDTNGALLTMDDGAIALVSATRYNAGGHDVRLEVLGSKASIAVGLDERTALRSVEPGITFPTGKPYPLFLDRFHDAYVRELEAFVDVVAGRRQSPCTVEDALSSLLIAEACEISRHQHRPVKMTEVTQ; encoded by the coding sequence ATGCGGATCGGTCTTGCGGGAGTGGGCAGAATTGGCTCCTTTCATGCGAATACCCTTCGGCAGCTTCCCGAGGTGGAAACCTTGGTGCTGGCCGACGTCGACGCCGCGCGGGCGAAGCAGGTCGCGGCCACGGTGCGCGGTGAAGCACTGGAGCGCCCCGAGGATCTCTTCTCGGGCAGCGCGCGCATCGATGCGCTGGTGATCTGCACCGCGACGGACGCGCATGCGTCGCTCATCGTTCAAGGCGTGGAGGCCGGGATCCCGGTCTTCTGCGAGAAGCCCGTGGCCATCGATGCCGGGCAGACGCGGCAAGTGCTGCAGCGCATTCAGGGCGCGCGCGCGCCGGTGCACATCGGCTTTCAGCGGCGCTTCGACGCGGGATACATGGCCGCCCGCGCGGCCATCCAAGAGGGCAATTTGGGCTGGGTCCACACCTTGCGCGCGTGCACGTTCGACGTGTCGCCACCCCCGGCGAATTACGTCCCCACGTCGGGCGGGCTCTTTCGCGATTGCAGCGTGCACGACTTCGACATTCTGCGCTGGGTCACCGGGCGCGAGGTCGTCGAAGTGTACGCCGTCGGACAAAACCGCGGTGAGTCGTTCTTCCGCGATGCGGGCGACGTGGACACGAACGGCGCGCTCCTGACCATGGACGATGGGGCGATCGCGCTGGTTTCCGCGACGCGTTACAACGCCGGCGGGCACGACGTGCGGCTCGAGGTGCTCGGCTCGAAGGCGAGCATCGCCGTGGGCCTCGACGAACGCACCGCCCTGCGCTCCGTGGAGCCGGGCATCACGTTCCCGACCGGAAAGCCGTACCCGCTGTTCTTGGATCGCTTCCACGATGCGTACGTCCGCGAGCTCGAGGCCTTCGTGGACGTGGTGGCGGGGCGCAGGCAGAGCCCGTGCACCGTGGAGGATGCGCTCTCCTCGCTCCTCATCGCGGAGGCGTGTGAGATCTCGCGGCATCAGCATCGGCCGGTGAAAATGACGGAGGTTACCCAATGA
- a CDS encoding GntR family transcriptional regulator, with product MDIELDRGSPVPLYFQVARQIEQAIERGELVPGSRLENEIELADRLGLSRPTMRRAIQELVSKGLLVRRRGIGTQVVHGQVKRRVELTSLHDDLTRGNQHPTTRVLEHETRPASDDIAVHLGVQPGAPVVRLVRIRYAQDEPLAILRNWLPASLASFTTAELEERGLYALLRSTGVHIRIASQRIGARTASGEEAHQLGIKRGAAVLTMERTAYGESGSAVEFGAHIYRSDNYSFEITLVERS from the coding sequence GTGGATATCGAGCTCGATCGCGGTAGTCCGGTGCCGCTCTACTTCCAGGTGGCGCGTCAAATCGAGCAGGCCATCGAGCGGGGCGAGCTCGTCCCTGGCAGCCGCCTGGAGAACGAAATCGAGCTCGCAGATCGGCTCGGCCTCTCCCGCCCGACCATGCGCCGGGCGATCCAAGAGCTGGTCAGCAAGGGGCTGCTCGTGCGTCGCCGCGGCATCGGCACGCAGGTGGTGCACGGCCAGGTGAAGCGCCGCGTGGAGCTCACGAGCCTGCACGACGATCTCACGCGCGGAAACCAGCACCCCACGACCCGCGTTCTCGAGCACGAGACGCGGCCGGCCTCCGACGACATCGCGGTGCACCTCGGCGTGCAACCCGGCGCCCCCGTGGTCCGCCTCGTGCGCATCCGCTACGCGCAGGACGAGCCGCTGGCCATCCTGCGCAATTGGCTCCCGGCGAGCCTTGCTTCATTCACGACCGCGGAACTCGAGGAGCGCGGGCTCTACGCGCTCCTCCGCTCGACCGGCGTGCACATTCGCATTGCATCGCAACGCATCGGCGCGCGCACGGCCAGCGGGGAGGAGGCGCATCAACTCGGCATCAAACGCGGTGCGGCCGTGCTCACGATGGAGCGCACGGCCTATGGTGAATCGGGCAGCGCCGTGGAGTTCGGCGCCCATATTTATCGGTCGGACAATTATTCGTTCGAGATCACGCTGGTCGAGCGCTCATGA
- the acpA gene encoding acid phosphatase yields MRTLRSMLSFGGASMAMVAMTLGACGSDDTIVPMISDAGKDATAADAAGDAPAPDAGADAKADADAGRPSLSALGHVVVIYLENHSFDNLYGSYPGAEGLSASQTGIPQIDSTTNQPYATLPQTDPHIPDGKLPNQPFDITPYVPQDQKTVDVQHRFYQEQTQIHGGKMDLFVDINSSKGLALGYYPTASLPMVQFAQSIAGNVTVCDHFFHAAFGGSFLNHMWLIAARTPEFFDAPDFMKSQLDAQGNVKPDADRALTPDGYAVNTIYSVNQPHPTIDDTKTRYLPNQTFVTIGDQLSDAGVDWAWYAGGWNDALAGTIDPNAQYQYHHQPFIYFAKYADGTEAKARHLKDESEFVSAAKAGTLPPVSFVKPVGINNEHPQYATMVAGQQHTIELIQAIMNGPAWKDTAIVVTYDENGGFWDHVAPPKRDKWGPGVRVPTLVISPFAKPGIDSTSYDTTAILKLIEKRWGLPSLNDAVAGQADLSVNAMRFAQ; encoded by the coding sequence ATGCGAACGCTGCGCTCGATGCTCTCTTTTGGTGGTGCCTCCATGGCGATGGTGGCGATGACACTCGGGGCGTGCGGCTCCGACGATACGATCGTGCCCATGATTTCGGACGCCGGAAAGGATGCGACGGCTGCGGACGCTGCCGGTGATGCGCCGGCACCCGATGCCGGTGCCGACGCGAAGGCCGATGCGGACGCAGGCCGGCCGTCGCTATCCGCGTTGGGGCACGTGGTGGTCATCTATTTGGAGAACCACAGCTTCGACAATCTGTACGGCAGCTACCCCGGTGCGGAAGGATTGTCGGCTTCGCAAACCGGCATTCCTCAAATCGATTCGACGACGAATCAGCCGTATGCGACCTTGCCGCAGACGGACCCGCACATTCCCGACGGCAAGCTGCCGAATCAGCCATTCGACATTACGCCGTACGTGCCGCAAGATCAGAAGACGGTCGACGTGCAACATCGGTTTTATCAGGAGCAAACGCAGATCCATGGCGGCAAGATGGATCTGTTCGTCGATATCAATTCCAGCAAAGGGCTCGCCCTGGGGTATTACCCCACGGCGTCACTGCCCATGGTGCAGTTTGCCCAAAGCATCGCCGGCAACGTGACGGTGTGCGACCATTTCTTTCATGCGGCCTTCGGCGGGTCGTTCTTGAATCATATGTGGCTCATTGCCGCGCGCACGCCGGAGTTTTTCGACGCGCCCGACTTCATGAAGTCGCAATTGGATGCGCAGGGTAATGTCAAACCGGACGCGGACCGGGCGCTCACGCCGGACGGATATGCCGTCAATACGATTTACTCGGTGAACCAGCCGCACCCCACGATCGATGACACCAAAACGCGCTATCTGCCCAATCAGACATTTGTCACGATTGGCGATCAGCTGAGCGACGCGGGTGTGGATTGGGCGTGGTATGCGGGCGGTTGGAACGATGCGCTGGCGGGGACGATCGATCCGAATGCGCAATATCAGTACCACCATCAGCCGTTCATCTACTTTGCAAAGTATGCGGATGGTACCGAGGCGAAGGCCCGGCACCTCAAAGACGAAAGCGAATTCGTGTCGGCGGCCAAGGCGGGGACGTTGCCGCCGGTGTCGTTCGTCAAGCCGGTGGGCATCAACAACGAGCACCCGCAATATGCGACGATGGTGGCGGGGCAGCAGCACACCATCGAGTTGATTCAGGCCATCATGAATGGGCCGGCGTGGAAGGACACGGCCATCGTCGTCACGTACGACGAGAACGGCGGGTTCTGGGACCATGTGGCCCCGCCCAAGCGGGACAAGTGGGGGCCCGGCGTGCGGGTGCCCACGTTGGTGATTTCGCCGTTCGCGAAGCCGGGGATCGACTCGACGTCGTACGACACGACGGCCATCCTCAAGCTGATTGAGAAGCGGTGGGGGCTGCCGTCGCTGAACGATGCCGTGGCGGGGCAGGCGGACCTGTCCGTCAACGCGATGCGGTTTGCACAGTAG
- a CDS encoding acyl-CoA carboxylase subunit beta, whose amino-acid sequence MASQENLPPHLKRLDELNEKALVGGGVERIKKQHEGGKLTARERIDLLLDPGSFVEIGRFVMHRATDFGMENQKVLGDGVVTGYGTVDGRKIFVFAQDFTVFGGSLSGAYAQKICKVMDMALKVGAPVIGLNDSGGARIQEGVESLAGYADIFLRNTLASGVVPQISAIMGPCAGGAVYSPAITDFILMVEGTSYMFITGPDVIKTVTHEDVTKEDLGGAHTHATKSGVCHLTSPDDQTCIAQVRELLSFLPSNNQEDAPFRPTQDPPLREVPELDTMIPVESNKPYDVKEVVARVVDDGNLFEIAAEYAANIVVGFARIGGRVVGVVANQPQVLAGVLDIDASMKAARFVRFCDCFNIPLVTFVDVPGFLPGTDQEYGGIIKHGAKLLFAFAEATVPKVTVILRKAYGGAYDVMASKHIRADVNLAFPTAEIAVMGPDGAVNIVRRNEIAKAADPAKARADFVLDYKEKFANPYKAAELGFIDEVIYPRTLRQRLHRALEMLKDKRDSNPPKKHTNIPL is encoded by the coding sequence ATGGCCAGCCAGGAGAATCTTCCCCCCCATCTCAAACGACTCGACGAACTGAACGAGAAGGCGCTGGTCGGCGGCGGCGTCGAGCGCATCAAGAAACAGCACGAAGGCGGAAAGCTGACCGCACGCGAGCGCATCGACCTTCTTCTGGACCCGGGCTCGTTCGTGGAAATCGGGCGCTTCGTCATGCACCGGGCCACCGACTTCGGGATGGAGAACCAGAAGGTGCTCGGTGACGGCGTGGTGACGGGCTACGGCACCGTCGACGGCCGCAAGATCTTCGTCTTCGCACAGGACTTCACCGTGTTCGGCGGCTCGCTGAGCGGTGCCTACGCGCAGAAGATCTGCAAGGTCATGGACATGGCCCTCAAAGTGGGCGCGCCGGTCATCGGGCTCAACGACTCGGGTGGTGCGCGCATTCAGGAGGGTGTCGAGTCGCTCGCGGGCTACGCGGACATCTTTTTGCGCAATACGCTGGCCAGCGGGGTGGTGCCGCAGATCAGCGCCATCATGGGGCCCTGTGCCGGCGGCGCGGTGTACTCACCGGCCATTACCGACTTCATTTTGATGGTCGAGGGCACGAGCTACATGTTCATCACCGGCCCCGACGTCATCAAGACGGTGACCCACGAGGACGTGACCAAGGAAGATCTGGGCGGCGCGCATACGCACGCGACCAAGAGCGGTGTGTGCCATTTGACGTCGCCCGACGACCAAACGTGCATTGCGCAGGTTCGCGAGCTCTTGTCGTTCTTGCCCTCGAACAATCAGGAAGATGCACCGTTCCGGCCGACGCAAGATCCGCCGCTGCGCGAGGTGCCCGAGCTGGATACGATGATTCCCGTCGAGTCGAACAAGCCGTACGACGTGAAGGAAGTCGTCGCGCGCGTGGTGGACGATGGAAATCTGTTCGAGATTGCCGCCGAGTACGCGGCGAACATCGTGGTGGGCTTTGCCCGAATTGGCGGGCGGGTGGTGGGCGTGGTGGCGAATCAGCCGCAGGTGCTCGCCGGCGTATTGGACATCGATGCTTCGATGAAGGCCGCGCGCTTCGTGCGGTTCTGCGACTGTTTCAATATCCCGCTGGTGACCTTCGTGGACGTGCCGGGCTTCTTGCCGGGAACGGATCAGGAATACGGCGGCATCATCAAGCATGGCGCCAAGTTGCTATTTGCCTTTGCCGAGGCCACCGTTCCCAAGGTGACCGTGATTCTGCGCAAGGCCTACGGTGGCGCCTACGACGTCATGGCCTCGAAGCATATTCGCGCCGACGTGAACTTGGCATTCCCGACGGCGGAGATTGCCGTGATGGGGCCGGACGGTGCCGTCAACATCGTTCGCCGAAACGAGATCGCCAAAGCCGCCGACCCGGCGAAGGCCCGCGCGGATTTCGTGCTCGACTACAAAGAGAAATTCGCCAATCCGTACAAGGCGGCCGAACTCGGGTTCATCGATGAAGTGATTTACCCGCGTACGTTGCGCCAGCGATTGCATCGGGCGCTGGAGATGCTGAAGGACAAGCGGGATTCGAACCCGCCGAAGAAACATACGAATATCCCGCTGTGA
- a CDS encoding histidine phosphatase family protein, with the protein MPDLILIRHGETEWTLSGRHTGRTDIALTPRGEEQARSLAAWISRRTIARAFVSPLARARKTAELAGLRTADFALEPDLQEWDYGAYEGRTRPEIHQERPTWDLWKDGVPPGTGAHPGESIEQVAARLDGVLVKVRAVLAENRGDVVAVAHGHSLRTLAARWLEQAPQFGARLRLEPAHFSILGFEHALPVIRQWNFGPGGE; encoded by the coding sequence ATGCCGGATCTCATCTTGATTCGCCACGGCGAAACCGAATGGACTCTCTCCGGGCGTCACACGGGACGCACCGACATCGCCCTCACGCCCCGGGGCGAAGAGCAAGCGCGCTCGCTCGCGGCTTGGATTTCGCGACGGACCATCGCCCGAGCCTTCGTGAGCCCGCTCGCGCGCGCGCGAAAAACCGCGGAGCTCGCAGGCCTTCGCACCGCCGATTTCGCGCTCGAGCCGGATCTGCAGGAGTGGGATTACGGCGCCTACGAAGGGCGCACCCGCCCGGAAATCCACCAGGAGCGCCCCACCTGGGACCTGTGGAAGGACGGCGTGCCGCCCGGCACCGGCGCACACCCCGGCGAGAGCATCGAGCAGGTCGCTGCCCGGCTCGACGGCGTTTTGGTCAAGGTGCGGGCCGTTCTCGCCGAAAATCGCGGAGACGTCGTCGCCGTGGCGCACGGCCACTCGCTCCGCACCTTGGCTGCGCGGTGGCTCGAACAAGCGCCGCAGTTCGGCGCCCGCTTGCGCTTGGAGCCGGCGCATTTCTCCATCTTGGGCTTCGAGCACGCGCTGCCCGTCATCCGTCAGTGGAACTTCGGCCCCGGCGGAGAATAG
- a CDS encoding KamA family radical SAM protein has product MATAPLITLNPRPKPLKERRRPQDWRWQIRHAVTSSAGLAGALRLTERELEGARRAESAGFPISVTPYYLGLCDRDDPECPIRKQCVPDAREGETIAGDLVDPLGEVAHEVAPGLVQRYPDRVLLLATDRCAVYCRFCTRSRMVGNGGGAMPDERLAGALAYVRAHPEIRDVIVSGGDPLAMGTERIARLVGAVRAIPTVDTIRLATRVPVTLPMRITGELLRALRPFHPLWVMTHFNHPKELTRASLAACARLADAGFPVMNQTVLLRGINDDAATLEQLFRGLVRARVRPYYLLQTDPVRGTGHLRTPLSRGLEIMGTLQGRLTGIALPKFICDTPEGKGKVPLLPNYVVAQGEGRTTLRTFRGELVDYIDPPVLDQ; this is encoded by the coding sequence ATGGCCACCGCACCGCTCATCACGTTGAACCCCCGGCCCAAGCCCCTCAAGGAGCGTCGCCGCCCGCAGGATTGGCGCTGGCAGATCCGCCATGCGGTGACGTCGTCGGCGGGTCTCGCGGGGGCGCTTCGTCTGACCGAGCGCGAACTCGAAGGTGCGCGCCGCGCGGAGAGCGCAGGGTTTCCCATCAGCGTGACGCCGTACTACCTCGGCTTGTGCGATCGCGACGATCCCGAGTGCCCGATTCGCAAGCAGTGCGTTCCCGATGCGCGCGAGGGCGAGACCATCGCGGGCGACTTGGTGGATCCGCTGGGCGAGGTCGCGCACGAGGTGGCGCCCGGCCTGGTGCAGCGCTACCCGGACCGCGTTCTCTTGCTCGCGACGGATCGCTGCGCGGTGTATTGCCGCTTTTGCACGCGCTCGCGCATGGTCGGCAACGGCGGCGGGGCGATGCCCGACGAGCGGCTCGCCGGCGCGCTGGCGTACGTGCGCGCGCATCCCGAAATCCGCGACGTCATCGTGAGCGGCGGCGATCCGCTGGCGATGGGCACCGAGCGCATTGCGCGCTTGGTGGGCGCGGTGCGGGCCATTCCGACGGTGGACACGATCCGCCTCGCCACGCGCGTGCCGGTGACGTTGCCCATGCGCATCACGGGCGAGCTTTTGCGCGCGCTCCGGCCCTTCCACCCGCTGTGGGTGATGACGCATTTCAACCATCCCAAGGAACTGACCCGCGCCTCGCTCGCGGCGTGCGCGCGGCTGGCCGATGCGGGGTTTCCCGTGATGAACCAGACCGTGCTCCTGCGCGGCATCAATGACGACGCCGCAACGTTGGAGCAACTGTTCCGCGGCCTCGTGCGCGCGCGCGTGCGGCCGTACTACCTCTTGCAGACCGATCCGGTGCGCGGCACGGGCCACTTGCGCACGCCGCTTTCGCGCGGCCTGGAGATCATGGGCACGCTGCAGGGCCGCCTCACCGGGATCGCGCTGCCGAAGTTCATCTGCGACACGCCGGAGGGCAAAGGCAAGGTGCCGCTGCTGCCGAATTACGTGGTCGCGCAGGGTGAAGGGCGCACCACCCTGCGCACGTTCCGCGGAGAGCTCGTCGACTACATCGACCCGCCGGTGCTTGACCAGTAA
- a CDS encoding peptidyl-prolyl cis-trans isomerase, translated as MENPRLRIILVTVVLAAAAACGHKSREADAGDAAAPRGASALTPEEAAQVLVKVGKKTITLGDFAATLEQMDQFDRLRYQSPERRKELLEEMIRVELLAEEATAKGYDKEPSVAGERRAILREALVAQARQSGPTPNEVPEPEVRAYFDAHRGDYRDPERRRASAIVLRDEASARALLDAAKKATAAEWGELVRKKSLDPSAKANVPVDLAGDLGMVSPPGDPRGENARIPEEVRAALFEIGKVGEVHTKPVVAAGKAYLVRLTQKADARERTYAEAERTIRIKLSQDKMRAKEDELLAALRTQYPVQIDEAALANVGVDAGKRN; from the coding sequence GTGGAAAACCCTCGTTTGCGCATCATTTTGGTCACGGTCGTGCTGGCTGCAGCCGCGGCCTGTGGTCACAAATCACGCGAGGCGGACGCGGGCGATGCCGCCGCGCCACGAGGAGCGAGCGCGCTCACGCCGGAAGAAGCCGCGCAGGTGCTGGTGAAGGTCGGCAAAAAGACCATCACCCTCGGCGATTTCGCGGCCACGTTGGAGCAGATGGATCAGTTCGATCGACTGCGCTACCAGTCGCCCGAGCGCCGCAAAGAGCTGCTCGAGGAGATGATCCGCGTCGAGCTGCTCGCCGAGGAAGCGACGGCGAAAGGCTACGACAAAGAGCCCAGTGTCGCGGGCGAGCGGCGGGCGATTTTGCGCGAGGCACTGGTCGCGCAAGCGCGGCAAAGCGGGCCCACGCCGAACGAGGTGCCCGAGCCCGAGGTGCGGGCGTACTTCGACGCGCACCGCGGCGACTACCGCGATCCGGAGCGGCGGCGCGCATCGGCCATCGTGCTGCGCGACGAGGCGAGCGCGCGGGCGCTGCTCGATGCGGCGAAAAAGGCGACGGCGGCGGAGTGGGGCGAGCTGGTTCGCAAGAAGTCGCTCGATCCGTCGGCCAAGGCCAACGTGCCCGTGGATCTCGCGGGCGATCTCGGCATGGTGAGCCCGCCGGGCGATCCGCGCGGGGAAAATGCGCGCATCCCCGAGGAAGTGCGCGCGGCACTGTTCGAGATCGGCAAGGTCGGCGAGGTGCACACGAAGCCCGTGGTGGCCGCCGGAAAGGCGTATCTGGTGCGCCTCACGCAGAAGGCGGATGCGCGCGAGCGCACGTACGCCGAGGCGGAGCGCACCATCCGCATCAAGCTTTCGCAAGATAAAATGCGCGCGAAAGAGGACGAGCTCCTCGCCGCGCTTCGAACGCAGTACCCGGTCCAAATCGACGAGGCCGCGTTGGCCAACGTCGGGGTGGATGCAGGCAAACGGAATTGA
- the pyrH gene encoding UMP kinase — MAPPTRSLTDDRDDRTIPPAPSHPALKYHRIVLKLSGEALSGADGGFGIQPDMLGNLAAELAEVHALGVQIAIVVGGGNIFRGLKGSAAGMDRAQSDYMGMLATVINALAMQDALEKANVPTRVQTAIQISQVAEPYIRRRAIRHLEKGRVVIFAGGTGNPYFSTDTAAALRAMEIHADALFKATKVEGVYDRDPARFPDAEMVTKMSFDRFLTERIGVMDSTAATLCRDNGLTIRVFKMATRGNIKRVVFGDPIGTIVEA, encoded by the coding sequence ATGGCGCCACCGACCCGATCTCTCACCGATGACCGCGACGATCGCACCATTCCGCCGGCGCCGAGTCACCCGGCGCTCAAGTACCACCGCATCGTCCTCAAATTGAGCGGCGAAGCGCTCTCGGGCGCCGATGGCGGCTTCGGCATTCAGCCCGACATGCTGGGCAACCTCGCGGCCGAATTGGCGGAGGTGCATGCCCTCGGGGTGCAGATTGCCATCGTGGTCGGCGGCGGAAATATCTTCCGCGGCCTCAAAGGCTCCGCCGCCGGCATGGACCGAGCGCAGAGCGACTACATGGGCATGCTCGCGACGGTCATCAACGCGCTGGCCATGCAGGACGCGCTCGAAAAGGCCAACGTCCCCACACGCGTGCAAACCGCGATTCAAATCAGCCAGGTCGCCGAGCCGTACATCCGGCGCCGCGCCATCCGGCACTTGGAAAAGGGCCGCGTGGTCATCTTCGCCGGCGGCACGGGCAATCCCTACTTTTCCACGGACACGGCCGCCGCCCTGCGCGCGATGGAAATCCACGCGGACGCGCTCTTCAAGGCCACCAAGGTCGAGGGCGTCTACGACCGCGACCCGGCCCGCTTCCCGGACGCCGAGATGGTCACGAAGATGAGTTTCGATCGTTTTCTCACCGAGCGCATCGGCGTGATGGATTCCACCGCGGCCACACTTTGCCGCGACAACGGTCTGACCATCCGTGTTTTCAAGATGGCCACCCGCGGCAACATCAAGCGCGTCGTGTTTGGCGATCCCATCGGTACGATCGTCGAAGCGTAG